Below is a window of Staphylococcus succinus DNA.
GGCTTTTTCTAACCCTTTTTCTACACCCATCATCACAATAATCATCGTTAATAATATAAAAACACCTTGCCCTATTATTGTTAAAAATGGATTGCCAATAATTGCTTCAAATTGTATATTTCCTAGTTTATTATCACTAAACGTTACTATTTGTAACGCTACATTAAATATATATATGATAATCCATCCACCAATAACACTGTAAAAACCAAATAGTACAAATACTGCTAAATTACCATTCCATCCAATAATATTGAGCCATTTTTTCTTTGTTAATTTTTCATATATTTTTGTTGTATAAGTCTTCCCCATTTTACCTACAGTAAATTCCATCATAAGCAACGGCAAACCAACAAATATCGTAAATACTAAAAACATTAATAAAAATGCGCCACCACCATATATACCTGCCATATATGGAAATTTCCACATAGCGCCTAGTCCTATTGCAGAGCCTGCACTTGCTAAAATAAAGCCGGTCGACGACTTCCATTGTGATTGTTTATTCATAACGTTACATCCTTTATATTTTGCAAAACTTTATTGCGTTAAAGCGTTTGTGTGAGATAGCATATACTATACCATTTTTCGCACTTGCACTCAATAGTAATTTCAAGATATGTTCTACAGCAATAAAATTTCCTTCAAAATAGGTACTGTTAAGTTAAATTGTATATTCTGTGTCAATTCATAAAACACAATACTTTCAATATTATAAATTGTCAGAAATTTTATTGAATTAGGTTGTATTCTATGTTAAAGTTGCTTGTGTTTTGTGCAAGTAAATCTCCTTGAAATTGAGGTATATGAAATGAATAGACTCGTATTAATATCTGGTCTCATGCTCTTCTCATTTTTCTTTGGAGCAGGTAACTTAATATTCCCACCAATGTTAGGTTATACAGCTCAAGAAAATATGTGGATTTCTATGACTGGATTCGCTATAACTGGCATCTTATTGCCATATATTACAGTCGTTGTCGTAGCCTATATGAACGGCGGCGTCGAAAGTATTGGGAACAAAGTTCATCCTATTTTTGGAACAATATTTGCTATTTGTATATATTTATCTATCGGTGCATTATATGGTATCCCTCGAGCTGCTAATGTTGCTTACGAAATCGGGACAAATCATATTTTACCAGTACACAATCATTTAACATTACTTATTTTCTCTATTATCTTTTTCATTATTGTTTATTTTATCGCTTTATATCCAAGCCGTATTATAGATAACTTAGGAAAATATTTAACACCAATTTTAATTATTATCATAGCCGTTTTATGTATTCTTGTAATTATTAATCCTGATGGATCTATTGGTCATGCCAATGGAGAATACGCCAAGACACCTATTGTCTCTGGTATATTGCAAGGCTATTTCACAATGGATTTAGTCGCTGCTTTAGCATTCTCAGTAGTAATAGTACAAATGTTTAAGCTCAGTGGTGTAAATGATCATAAGACACTTGTGAAAAATGTTATCAAGTCTGGATTTATTTCCGCTATCTTATTACTTATCATTTATTTTGCTTTAGCATATGTAGGCGCCACAACAAGTCATGCAGGGCTACAAGATGGTACAGGTATTTTGACTTATAATGCCTTACGCGTATTCGGACCAGTTGGTAACTTAATATTTGGCGTAATCGTTATACTTGCGTGTTTAACAACATGTGTAGGTCTTGTAAATGCGTGCGCGGCTTTTGCTATGAAAAAATTGCCGAAGATATCTTATAAGATGTTCGTTCTTATCTTTTCTTTGCTCGGCTTCTTAGTTTCAATATTAGGTCTAGACCTAATATTACAAATCGCCGAACCATTATTAACGTTTATTTATCCAACTTCTATTGTTTTGGTCATTATTTCGTTGATTAGTATCTTTATTCCCTTTGAACTGAAATACGCATTTATCATACCAACGATAGTAACTTTAATAATTTCAATATTACAGATATTTAATGATTTCAACTTATTTACGCTTTTAGTACATCTGTACCAAGCCTTGCCATTAGCTAATATACAACTTGCTTGGCTTCTGCCATTCATTGTATTACTACTACTCGGTTTAGTCATAGATTTTTCCATTAAAAATCATAATAAAACTACACCATAAAATAAAAAAGTCCAACGAAGCTTAAATGCTTGGTTGGACTTTTTCGTCTACTTCCTATTATTAATATTATTAAACAAATACCTATTAACATGTTTTATATTATATAAATTTGCTATGATGAACATAATCAATATTATTTAATATTGAAGTATTATTATGTATCAAACCTGACCTGAGCACATTGCAATTTCAAAATTTTATTGTAGGAGAAA
It encodes the following:
- the brnQ gene encoding branched-chain amino acid transport system II carrier protein, which produces MNRLVLISGLMLFSFFFGAGNLIFPPMLGYTAQENMWISMTGFAITGILLPYITVVVVAYMNGGVESIGNKVHPIFGTIFAICIYLSIGALYGIPRAANVAYEIGTNHILPVHNHLTLLIFSIIFFIIVYFIALYPSRIIDNLGKYLTPILIIIIAVLCILVIINPDGSIGHANGEYAKTPIVSGILQGYFTMDLVAALAFSVVIVQMFKLSGVNDHKTLVKNVIKSGFISAILLLIIYFALAYVGATTSHAGLQDGTGILTYNALRVFGPVGNLIFGVIVILACLTTCVGLVNACAAFAMKKLPKISYKMFVLIFSLLGFLVSILGLDLILQIAEPLLTFIYPTSIVLVIISLISIFIPFELKYAFIIPTIVTLIISILQIFNDFNLFTLLVHLYQALPLANIQLAWLLPFIVLLLLGLVIDFSIKNHNKTTP